One genomic region from Streptomyces sp. NBC_00457 encodes:
- a CDS encoding APC family permease, producing MTTSSSELRRTLGVGDAVLIGLGSMVGAGIFAALAPAAHAAGSGLLLGLGIAAVVAYCNATSSARLAALYPASGGTYVYGRERLGEFWGYLAGWSFVVGKTASCAAMALTVGAYVWPEQAHAVAVAAVVALTAVNYGGVQKSAWLTRVIVAVVLAVLASVVVVCLGSGDSDAGRLDIGASGGLGGVLQAAGLLFFAFAGYARIATLGEEVRDPARTIPRAIPLALGIALVVYACVAVAVLSVLGAGALGDAAAPLADAVRAAGVPGLVPVVRVGAAVAALGSLLALILGVSRTTLAMARDRHLPGALAAVHPRFQVPHRAELAVGAVVAVLAATVDVRGAIGFSSFGVLVYYAVANASAWTLRSAPLTRVVPAVGLLGCAVLAFALPVVSVVVGAGVLTLGVAAYGVRRRWVAGR from the coding sequence GTGACGACTTCCAGCTCTGAACTACGGCGCACCCTGGGTGTGGGGGACGCCGTGCTCATCGGCCTGGGTTCGATGGTCGGAGCCGGGATCTTCGCCGCCCTGGCGCCCGCCGCACACGCCGCCGGGTCCGGGCTGCTGCTCGGGCTGGGCATCGCCGCCGTGGTCGCCTACTGCAACGCCACGTCGTCGGCGCGGCTGGCCGCGCTGTATCCGGCCTCGGGCGGCACGTATGTGTACGGGCGCGAGCGGCTCGGGGAGTTCTGGGGTTATCTCGCCGGCTGGTCGTTCGTGGTCGGCAAGACGGCGTCCTGTGCGGCGATGGCGCTCACCGTGGGCGCGTACGTCTGGCCGGAGCAGGCGCACGCCGTGGCGGTCGCGGCCGTGGTGGCGCTGACCGCGGTGAACTATGGCGGGGTCCAGAAGTCGGCCTGGCTGACCCGGGTGATCGTGGCTGTCGTGCTGGCTGTCCTCGCTTCCGTGGTGGTCGTGTGCCTGGGGTCCGGGGACTCCGACGCCGGGCGGCTGGACATCGGGGCCTCCGGGGGGCTGGGCGGGGTGCTTCAGGCGGCGGGTCTGCTGTTCTTCGCGTTCGCCGGGTACGCGCGGATCGCGACCCTCGGTGAGGAGGTACGGGATCCCGCGCGCACCATCCCCCGTGCCATCCCGCTGGCTCTGGGCATCGCACTGGTGGTGTACGCGTGTGTGGCGGTGGCTGTCCTTTCCGTGCTGGGAGCGGGCGCTCTGGGCGACGCGGCCGCGCCACTGGCCGACGCGGTGCGGGCGGCGGGGGTTCCGGGGCTGGTGCCGGTGGTGCGGGTGGGTGCTGCCGTGGCCGCGCTGGGTTCGCTGCTCGCCCTGATCCTCGGTGTCTCGCGTACGACGCTCGCGATGGCGCGGGACCGGCATCTGCCCGGCGCGCTGGCGGCCGTCCATCCGCGCTTCCAGGTGCCGCACCGGGCGGAGCTGGCCGTGGGCGCGGTGGTCGCGGTCCTGGCCGCCACGGTGGATGTACGCGGCGCGATCGGGTTCTCCTCCTTCGGTGTGCTGGTCTACTACGCGGTGGCCAACGCGTCGGCCTGGACGCTCCGATCGGCACCCTTGACCCGGGTGGTGCCGGCGGTCGGGCTGCTCGGGTGTGCGGTGCTGGCGTTCGCGTTGCCGGTGGTCTCAGTGGTCGTGGGTGCGGGCGTGCTGACCTTGGGCGTGGCGGCGTATGGCGTACGGCGACGGTGGGTTGCCGGGCGGTAG
- a CDS encoding YccF domain-containing protein gives MKTILNVIWLVLSGFWLFLGYLLAGLLLCITIIGIPFGVAAFRIGVYALWPFGYTTVERRDAGAPSCVGNVLWLVLAGWWLALAHIVTGIALCVTIIGIPFGIANFKLIPVSLLPLGREIVSTDQPFSSRW, from the coding sequence GTGAAGACAATCCTCAACGTCATCTGGCTCGTCCTGAGCGGCTTCTGGCTGTTCCTCGGCTACCTGCTCGCGGGCCTGCTGCTGTGCATCACCATCATCGGCATCCCGTTCGGTGTCGCCGCGTTTCGTATCGGCGTCTACGCCCTCTGGCCCTTCGGGTACACGACGGTCGAGCGCCGCGACGCCGGCGCCCCCTCCTGCGTCGGCAACGTCCTGTGGCTGGTCCTCGCGGGCTGGTGGCTCGCCCTGGCCCACATCGTCACCGGCATCGCCCTGTGCGTCACGATCATCGGCATCCCGTTCGGCATCGCCAATTTCAAGCTCATCCCGGTGTCGCTGCTCCCGCTGGGCCGCGAAATCGTGTCGACGGACCAGCCGTTCTCGTCGCGTTGGTAG
- a CDS encoding NAD(P)H-binding protein, translated as MRIVIAGGHGQIALRLERLLAARGDEAAGIIRHAEQGDDLREAGAEPILLDLESASVEEAAAHLQGADAAVFAAGAGPGSGAARKDTVDRDAAILFADAAVRAGVRRHVVVSSMGANPAHEGSEVFDVYLRAKGEADAHVQSLDALDWTILRPGMLTNDAGTGLVRLEAHTGRGAIPRDDVAAVLAELVDTPATAGLTLELVSGSAPVAVAVKSVAGN; from the coding sequence ATGCGCATTGTCATCGCTGGGGGTCATGGTCAGATCGCGCTGCGGCTGGAGCGACTGCTCGCCGCGCGCGGAGACGAGGCGGCAGGGATCATCCGCCACGCCGAACAGGGCGACGATCTGAGAGAAGCCGGCGCCGAACCGATCCTGCTGGACCTGGAGTCGGCCTCGGTCGAGGAGGCCGCGGCCCATCTGCAGGGCGCGGACGCGGCGGTCTTCGCGGCCGGCGCGGGCCCCGGCAGCGGGGCGGCCCGCAAGGACACGGTCGACCGGGACGCGGCGATCCTGTTCGCGGACGCGGCGGTCCGGGCGGGCGTACGACGTCACGTGGTCGTGTCGTCGATGGGCGCGAACCCGGCACATGAAGGAAGCGAGGTCTTCGACGTGTATCTGCGCGCCAAGGGCGAGGCCGACGCGCACGTACAGAGCCTCGACGCCCTCGACTGGACGATCCTGCGCCCCGGCATGCTCACGAACGACGCCGGTACCGGTCTCGTACGCCTGGAGGCCCACACGGGCCGCGGCGCGATCCCGCGCGACGATGTGGCCGCCGTACTGGCGGAACTCGTGGACACTCCGGCGACGGCAGGCCTGACCCTGGAGCTGGTCAGCGGGTCGGCACCGGTGGCGGTCGCGGTGAAGTCGGTGGCGGGCAACTGA
- a CDS encoding GlsB/YeaQ/YmgE family stress response membrane protein, with translation MIIVGWIILGLLAGAIAKFLLPGRDPGGFIGTTVIGIAGAFIGGWISARWLDHPITKDFYDTTTWAAAIGGSLVLLVAYRLLFGNSRD, from the coding sequence ATGATCATCGTTGGCTGGATCATCCTGGGACTGTTGGCCGGAGCCATCGCCAAGTTCCTGCTGCCGGGCCGTGACCCGGGCGGCTTCATCGGTACGACCGTGATCGGCATCGCGGGCGCGTTCATCGGCGGCTGGATATCGGCCCGTTGGCTGGACCACCCGATCACCAAGGACTTCTACGACACCACGACCTGGGCCGCGGCGATCGGCGGCTCCCTGGTCCTGCTGGTCGCCTACCGCCTCCTGTTCGGCAACTCGCGCGACTGA
- a CDS encoding YajQ family cyclic di-GMP-binding protein produces the protein MADSSFDIVSKVERQEVDNALNQAAKEISQRYDFKGVGASISWSGDKILMEANSEDRVKAVLDVFQSKLIKRGISLKALDAGEPQLSGKEYKIFASIEEGISQENAKKVAKIIRDEGPKGVKAQVQGEELRVSSKSRDDLQAVIALLKGKDFDFALQFVNYR, from the coding sequence ATGGCCGACTCCAGTTTCGACATCGTCTCGAAGGTCGAGCGGCAGGAGGTCGACAACGCCCTCAACCAGGCCGCCAAGGAGATCTCGCAGCGCTACGACTTCAAGGGCGTGGGTGCCTCGATCTCGTGGTCCGGTGACAAGATCCTGATGGAGGCGAACTCCGAGGACCGGGTGAAGGCTGTCCTCGACGTCTTCCAGTCCAAGCTGATCAAGCGTGGGATCTCGCTGAAGGCCCTGGACGCGGGCGAGCCCCAGCTGTCCGGCAAGGAGTACAAGATCTTCGCGTCGATCGAGGAGGGCATCTCCCAGGAGAACGCGAAGAAGGTGGCGAAGATCATTCGCGACGAGGGTCCGAAGGGCGTGAAGGCCCAGGTTCAGGGCGAGGAGCTGCGGGTCAGCTCGAAGAGCCGTGATGACCTGCAGGCCGTCATCGCTCTGCTGAAGGGCAAGGACTTCGACTTCGCGCTGCAGTTCGTGAACTACCGGTAA